In Rutidosis leptorrhynchoides isolate AG116_Rl617_1_P2 chromosome 6, CSIRO_AGI_Rlap_v1, whole genome shotgun sequence, the DNA window TTAACATGTTTTCTTCAAGCGACTTGTTCTGGAAGGATATGAATTATATTTGAATTTAATTTATGTTAATAATCGTAGACAATCATACTTTGGATGTTAATTATTTTAGCAGTTGTACTGTACATACGCAGAATCCTACTCTGAGCTCCTCTTTGGCTCTTTGCATAGACTTTTAGGCCTTTTTTTAACAGTAAtatgtttttttctttttctttatgcGGTTATCATGTCCTATTAGATTAGATTTGAATAAGACGATACATAAAAATCACACATTTTCGTTCTGGTTTCCTCTTGTACCTCCTTTTTTGACGTCAACTATTGATGCATACATATACAGGCATTATGCTAAGCAGTCAGTCATCATCACCTTGTAATCAAGAAAGATAACTAATAATGTCTTGGTTGTAGTTTTTGATATTGGTCTAGTAAACAAAGTCGGTCCATCCCCTACCTCACATAAATCATGACATACAAATCATCCTATGTGTCACACCCTAAGAATACTCCTACTATGCTTACACGTGTCATTCCCTAGGTTTATTCAGCtacgttttgttttttttttttaaaaaaaaaaaaacataaacggtataagaaaaataaagaaaaataatcTCTCACACCTACACGAATTCAATCTGTTTCCCTCAGTTACCCTAATCTAATTGTTCTTCTTCTTCAATCTTCTCAATCGCCACACATCTAAATCTAAATTCCATTCACGTCGATTTTATACGTTTTAAATTTGGTTTCACACGATTCACGTCGACAGCATTTGCTCCGATCCTTTACCGTTTGCTTCAACCCTAATTTATTCATACGGATCTGTCAGGTTTTGATTAATTTGGTTATTTTATATCTTCAATTGAATTTCACGTGAACTCAGGTACGCCATTCTCCTTTGATTTAATAAATTAGCAATCCTTACTAATTCAATTGAATCTGGCCATCTTTAATTCACATACTACTGTAAATTAATTTAACCTACTTTCGTTGAATACTTGTGCAATATTTAATATCGAAATTTCTTGACCGTTTATTACGGTATATGATTTAGTGATTAATACGTAATTTGAATGAAACTTCGTTCTTCGATTTAATTTGCGAATTTCGAATAAAAATCATTCTTCCATTTGGTAGTAATTTGATTTATTTGATAATTCATTCAGTGGGTACCCAAAATCGACAGTGACCAGTCAGGATCTAATTACTGAATTTCCGTTCAATTGAATCAGAGGAGAGGTTTTTCTATTGTATTTTGTAATTTcgaaatatttttgtaatcttcgtTCAATTGTATATCAAAGTTGAGATTTTCTTTGTAATATCCCTTTATATTGTTTAATAATAAAACCTAAAACCAATTATTCAATACATTTagggatacataattaatatatttgTTTGTTCTgtattcttttttctttttttttttcatgtaCAACTAAAGAAGTCGTTTATAGCATAATCAGTTTATTTTGATGCAGACCGGGGAGAGTAAAATTGTAAGTTTCATTGAATTTGTGATATTGCATTTTATTGATCTTCATGTCCTTACAACTGCAGCACATATTGTTGTTGCATTATTCGATGTGTTGTTTTTATAGTTTAATTAGAATCAAACAAAGGTTGTGTTTTTTGTTAATCTTTGACGCTATCCAGATGGCTATTGGTTATGTGATGCTGCTTTGTTATTATGATGGGTGACACTTTTCTTTGACACTGTCTCATAACTAAGGAAGGTATTTTAATCATACTAATAGAAGGAATTTGTTTTCGAATTGTTTGCAGATACATGGTTCAATAGTTGGCGAAAATAGTGCAAAGAGAGCTATTGGCTTTATGCATTTTTGCAGACACATGGTTTAAGAGTGTGCATATTGTATGCGCGCCTTTTTTACATTATCTTTTCTCATACACTAATTTTGCATATGTTTAACATTTACATTTGGCAATGAATATGGATGGGTTTTTGTAGTGGTAAGGAAGCAAGAAGGCACAAAAGTTCATTGGAAAGGTAACATCACTCAGGCTTATTGTCGGGTTTTTGCAATATCAAGCACAAGTGATTAGTTTCAACCGGATGGCAGAAATGGTATGTATAATTCACTAATTTAGGAACCTGTTATGAGCTTTCCAAAATGTGTCGGTTTTTATTCAGGTGAAATGCTGGTAAATCAGAATGATAAGTAAGGCTCCTTAAGCTGATGGGGCAAATCATATTGTTTATGAAATAAGCTTGAAAGTGGATTTACCAGTGATGAGGTTAGTATTTGTGATCTATGCTTCTAATGCGCCTAACCTTATTAGATTTGATAAAATGCCAATTTAAAGTTTTTTATTCTTTTTCTCTGTCGTTTTTTTTCCGTCGACTAATGAAGCGAGGGTTGCTATGATTGTTCATTCACTTAAGTTTTTTGTACTTTTCTGCAATTTTATGGAGGTTTCAACCAAGAAAGTCCCACAAAAGACGTATCACACAAGAGAGTCCCACAAAAGAGATTAGGGGTTGATTTTAAGTACAAAATAATAGTTTTAACATTAATAATTTAAATCACTAAAAGAAATTACATAGGAGGATATCTACTTTAAAATTATACGGTTTGGCAATTTCTAACCTATTCCCATTGGACACATCCCATGCATAGCTAAATTGAATGTCTTGATTCAACTTCTTAAAATAAATCTTAACCTAAATTGAGTCATTCATTAGTAAAATGGGTTGGAATTGactgttcaaccaatagttattcTTGATGATGTTTTATGTACTAACTGTGTTACCCTACTGTTTCATGTTATCCTTTTTAATTCAAAGTCGGGCGTTAGGAAGGCTTTAAAAAAGATGCAGAATCATGAAGAATAACATTGGAAACAGTAGAATCTGCCTACAAGTGATGGATTTTATAACTTTTCTTCGTATATTAAACTTCGAGAAACTGTTAGTAAATCTATCGGGTAGATGCCTGCACTGTTTTGCAGATTCACAGCGTTTATTATCGTCTAAGTTATAGTTACATTGTATTCAATGTAGGCTTGCAGTTATCCTCTTTCGGTCGACCTACATACCTTCTGTTGGATTATGAAATTTTTTCCCCTTAACCTATTTACATATAAAATCTCTCTATGCTCCTTTCTCTTGAATTTTTTTAGCCTGGCTAACCTATTTTTGCTCTATTACAGTACTTATATGACCTGGATATTATTCTTGAAGGTGGACATTGGTCTTGAAGGTATGACCCGTTTAATGCTATTATTAAAGATACTAGTCTCAATAAGCAtgattttgtttacttttattagtatatacatgcaaatgttttatgttTATCTCAAAACTAAGTGAAGTATTTAGTAGATGAACTATAGCTTATTGATTAAAAAGTTCAATTCTAAAAGTAGATAAATGTTTCTTATCTTTCATTTTTTTTACTCAACTCAATAATATATTTTTGACTAATAGCAAATATATGAAAATGGGGTTTTTGGATCTGATTGTTTCTTTCGATTAGCACTTATTATGCTCTCAATTGATTTCGGTTAGCAATATTCCAAACGGATATAATTTATATCATCTATGGTTTAATTGAAGGAATGTATGCATCTTATAGTTTCTACGAAGTAATATATTATGAAAGTTTCATTGTTATAATATGTAAAGTGTTATGATTGTCCATTTCGACCCTTTGACCCGTTTGACCTACTTTTTGGTTACATTGGAAAATTATAACATAGGACATGACCGTTAACATGTTGTAAAAGAAAAATACAATAATAGTTATATAAGGGCCTACACATCATGTACTAAATGTTGATTTTGTGCTACATTAATTTTCAGTGTGGATGTTTACACAATATTGTTCTTAAATTTTCACCAGGACAACATCTACATGTATTCATAATTATTGGATAATTACAATACACATTGTTTCGGAATATAGATGACAAGAATGTTTTTTTCCATATCATTGACATGTAGTTGTTTTAATCAAACTGTATTCATTTTTATACTGTCATGGAACAAGTACATGAAATTTAATCAAACTGTATTCATTTTTATACTGTCATGTAGTTGCATTGTAAGTGTATTCATTCAAAGCGCTTACGATATTGTATTTTTCAATAAATTTGGTTCCGATACAAATACTATCAATAATGAAGGATTTCGTTATTGTAAATGTATCATACCAGTAATTGATACTACTACTAAATGTACTCATTCGTATGAGACTTTTATGTACTCATCGCAATATTTATGTGTTTGCAAAATTACATATTTTATGTTTAGGATTCAGTTAGCATAATATTTCTACATTTATAGTTTTTTGATTAAGagtcgccgtgcaacgcacgggctcttaaaggctagtttaAAAAAAAACACCACCATTTGCATTGCTTAATTCTTCGCTTCACGCGCCACAGTTACTTTAAATGTGGAGCTTTGACTATTAAGTGTTGTAAATTTCATCTTCAATTGAAGAAAGattaaaaattcatatgtattcaaggCAAACATTTATGTACAACATAAGTCATACACACCTGAAATTGATGTTAATaaatatgccaaaaaaaaaaaaaaaaagtagttttACAAGTCAATTCATTCAGAGATATATAGCAAAAAAACAACTATGTTTAGTTTAAGAGAAATTGACCTTCAACTTCGCTACGTACAATATTTCCTGAACGCATCTTTGTGTCAGTACCAACAAAAcgtctcttttttttttctttcttcttattATTAAAGTATGCCGGCCCGATGGGTCATGTTTGTTATTCACAAGGAAATCAATCCCCCCAATAGAATAGAGTCTGAAGAAGAAGATAAAACAATAAAATGATGTTATCTATGTATCTGGTGACAGCATCTGTAGAGGATTACTAATCAACCAACCAAGCACATTGTTTATCATTCGAGTTTGGCAATGACAGCATCTACGACTTGCTGAGTAGTACTGGTGCCACCAAGATCTTTTGTTCGATATATTCCTTCCATAATCACACGCTTGACAGAGTTCTCTAGTCTGTCTGCAAATGAAGGGAACTGCAGATGTCTAAGCATCATTGCTGATGATAAGAGCAAAGCAACTGGATTTGCCGTCTTCCGATCTACAATTTTCTGTTTTCCAACATTTCCTGCTGATGCTCCTTGCTCAAACACCGCATGATCAGCCCCCACGTTACCTgcaattacatttatttatttctatatcaatcaaaccGTATAAATGCACTAATAAGAACTAATACCAACTGCAAGAGTAACAAACAGAGAATAATCATGCAAAGATGACAAACCTCCAGGCATGACACCAGTGCCTCCAGCAATACCAGCAGCCGTATTTGCCACCAAATTTCCATACAGATTAGGAGTCACCTGTATAATAAAAAACTATCATATCAAATCTCTTTTATATTATAGCAGCAAAATCATCTCATCGtgagatgataataatattaagtatttcaTATACTTATTATCTCTAACCAGAGAAGAGCCCAGAGTCAAAATAAACACGCAATTGAATACTCATGAATTAGGAAAATCATATTGCTCGAGAATTACTTACCATAACATCAAATTGCTCAGGCTTTGAAACAAGCTGCATGCAGCAGTTGTCGACAATAATCTCATTGTATTTGATGCTAGGATACCTGCTTGCTATCTCTCGGCATGATTCTAGAAACAAACCATCTGCTAGTTTCATAATATTTGCTTTGTGCACAGCAGTCACTGTCTTCCGATTGTTGAGATAAGCATACTCAAACGCATATTTGGCAATACGTTCCGAGCAAAACTTTGTGATCACCTGCCAAATTTAAAATATCAATCATTATTTCCAGAATTAAGGATATTACCTCTCGTTTTGACGAATCACAAGTCCATGATAAAAGTGACAAAGCTGCAAATTTGAATGGATGATAGATCACATAATAAGAATATACAGCATTTATGTGCATTATCTGTATACTAACGAGCTACATGTGTGAGATAAAGATCATTATTAAAATATAACGAGTTAGTTGTACACCTTTACATGGCATTTATTGCACCATCTGGTGAGTTCCAATTAACaagtcaacaacaacaacaacaatactcaattcCACTGAAGTGGAGtatggggaggttagatgtagacagtcctttcctctaccctaaagtaaaagggaagtcattcctacacccacggatacctatcgatccccaggtagaggaagtcgtccctccctattctgtagagcagagaggctgccTCTTAGGGACCTCCGACCAGAAAGAACCATGAAAACCGATATgtgaaataaaaaataaacaagTAAAGTTGATAAAATATAAACTTCACCATGAATAATGTATACTCCAATACGATATGTATAGGTAAATACAGCATATAACAATATAATGTAATATAGCATATAAGTAAAATATGTGAGTGTCAAATAAGTAAGTATAACaagtcatgtaagtacaataagtatacgtAAACATGTTGGTAAGAAGCATGTAGGTATAATATGCAGTATAAAATAGATGGTATACTATGTAGGCATAGACAAATAAGTATACAATGTTAGCATAAAAACATGTGATATGTAAGTACGTATAATTTAATAgctatataatgtaatacaaacatgtaaccataaagtgcaataaagcatgtgaataagctacaataagtatagatatattatatatacgtaAAGTCCCacgaaaaaaaaaacatatatgaagtgcacacaagcaagtagacaaaaaatataatataaatatataaaataaaaaaccaTATGTAGAACCTAgtcatctattctaattctactcctccacaaattcctatcagaagtcatgtcctcggtcaataagagctccttcatgtcaagcttcactctatcctccaacctacgtctgggtctaccccttctccttacgcccccaacaacgagggtctcgactctcctaaccggggctaaaagtgggcgcctcataacatgcccgaaccatctaagtcgtccttccctcaacttgttggttatgttcccaacttccaagttctccctaaaaactTCATTTGgaatcatatctagcatggtcttgccacacgtccacctaagcatcctcatttctgccacctccattctcctctcttgggctttcgtcattggccaacactctgagccgtacaacatggccggtctgattgccaccttgaaaaatttccctttcaatttaaggg includes these proteins:
- the LOC139852047 gene encoding isocitrate dehydrogenase [NAD] regulatory subunit 1, mitochondrial-like, producing MAKRTLPILKQLLHRRSPLISTSTRSVTYMPRPGDGAPRTVTLIPGDGIGPLVTGAVEQVMDAMHAPIYFEKFDVHGDMKTIPTQVLESIKKNKVCLKGGLNTPMGGGVSSLNVQLRKELDLYASLVNCFNVPGLPTRHENVDIVVIRENTEGEYAGLEHEVVPGVVESLKVITKFCSERIAKYAFEYAYLNNRKTVTAVHKANIMKLADGLFLESCREIASRYPSIKYNEIIVDNCCMQLVSKPEQFDVMVTPNLYGNLVANTAAGIAGGTGVMPGGNVGADHAVFEQGASAGNVGKQKIVDRKTANPVALLLSSAMMLRHLQFPSFADRLENSVKRVIMEGIYRTKDLGGTSTTQQVVDAVIAKLE